In Populus trichocarpa isolate Nisqually-1 chromosome 7, P.trichocarpa_v4.1, whole genome shotgun sequence, the following proteins share a genomic window:
- the LOC18101104 gene encoding calcium-transporting ATPase 2, plasma membrane-type isoform X4, whose amino-acid sequence MERLVSGDFDVKAKHSSEEALQKWRKLCGVVKNPKRRFRFTANLSKRYEAAAMRKTNQEKLRIAVLVSKAAFQFIQGVSPSDYNVPAEVKAAGFDICADELGSIVEGHDVKKIKFHGGVTGVSEKLCTSIVDGLTTTDSDLLNRRQEIYGINKFAESQPRSFWIFVWEALQDMTLMILGVCAFVSLIVGIATEGWLEGTHDGLGIVASILLVVFVTAISDYRQSLQFRDLDTEKKKIIIQVTRNGFRQKLSIYDLLPGDIVHLAIGDQVPADGLFVSGFSVLIDESSLTGESEPVMVNSENPFMLSGTKVQDGSCKMMVATVGMRTQWGKLMATLSEGGDDETPLQVKLNGVATIIGKIGLFFAVVTFAVLVQGLFSHKWQAGTYFRWSGDDALEILEYFAIAVTIVVVAVPEGLPLAVTLSLAFAMKKMMNDKALVRHLAACETMGSATTICSDKTGTLTTNHMTVVKSCICMEVKVVDQPTKAASLVSEMPVSAVKLLLQSIFNNTGGEVVVNKDGKREILGTPTETALLEFALSLGGDFQAERQAVKLVKVEPFNSTKKRMGVVMELHEGGLRAHTKGASEIVLAACDKVINSNGDIVPLDEESTNLLKDTIDQFANEALRTLCIAYMELEGGFSPENPMPVSGYTCIGIVGIKDPVRPGVKESVAVCRSAGITVRMVTGDNINTAKAIARECGILTDDGIAIEGPDFREKSLEELLQLVPKIQVMARSSPLDKHTLVKHLRTTFGEVVAVTGDGTNDAPALHEADIGLAMGIAGTEVAKESADVIILDDNFSTIVTVAKWGRSVYINIQKFVQFQLTVNVVALIVNFSSACLTDIQ is encoded by the exons ATGGAGAGGTTAGTGAGTGGGGATTTTGATGTGAAAGCGAAGCATTCATCAGAGGAAGCGTTGCAGAAATGGAGGAAGTTATGTGGGGTGGTGAAGAATCCTAAGAGAAGGTTTCGTTTCACTGCCAATCTTTCCAAGCGATATGAGGCTGCTGCTATGCGTAAAACCAATCAG GAGAAATTAAGGATTGCTGTTCTGGTTTCCAAAGCTGCGTTTCAGTTTATCCAAG GTGTCTCCCCAAGCGACTATAACGTACCTGCAGAAGTCAAGGCTGCAGGTTTTGACATATGTGCTGACGAGTTAGGATCAATTGTTGAAGGCCATGATGTCAAGAAGATCAAATTTCATGGTGGGGTAACTGGTGTTTCTGAAAAGCTCTGCACTTCAATCGTTGATGGGCTAACCACAACGGATAGTGATCTACTGAATCGTAGACAAGAGATTTATGGGATCAATAAGTTTGCCGAGAGCCAACCTCGGAGTTTCTGGATATTTGTTTGGGAAGCACTTCAAGATATGACTCTTATGATACTTGGAGTGTGTGCTTTTGTGTCTTTGATTGTTGGCATAGCAACAGAAGGATGGCTAGAGGGAACCCATGATGGCCTTGGAATTGTTGCAAGTATCTTGTTAGTCGTGTTTGTGACAGCTATAAGTGATTACCGTCAATCGTTACAATTCAGGGACTTGGAcacagagaaaaagaaaatcatcattCAGGTCACTAGAAATGGATTTAGGCAGAAATTGTCAATATATGATCTGCTTCCTGGTGATATAGTGCATCTTGCTATTGGAGACCAAGTACCTGCTGATGGGCTTTTTGTTTCAGGATTTTCTGTGTTAATTGATGAGTCGAGTTTAACTGGTGAAAGTGAGCCAGTAATGGTAAATTCTGAAAATCCTTTTATGCTTTCTGGAACTAAGGTCCAAGATGGATCATGCAAGATGATGGTTGCCACTGTTGGGATGAGAACCCAGTGGGGTAAATTGATGGCGACTCTAAGTGAAGGAGGCGATGATGAAACTCCACTGCAGGTAAAACTGAATGGAGTGGCAACCATTATTGGAAAGATTGGCCTTTTCTTTGCTGTAGTGACTTTTGCAGTTCTGGTACAAGGGTTATTTAGCCACAAGTGGCAAGCAGGGACTTACTTTCGCTGGTCTGGAGATGATGCACTGGAGATATTGGAATACTTTGCCATTGCAGTTacaattgttgttgttgcagtTCCCGAAGGGCTACCACTAGCTGTGACGTTGAGCCTTGCATTtgccatgaagaagatgatgaatgaTAAAGCACTTGTTCGACATCTGGCAGCTTGTGAGACTATGGGGTCCGCAACAACAATCTGCAGTGACAAAACTGGGACACTAACTACTAATCACATGACTGTTGTGAAGTCATGCATTTGCATGGAAGTCAAGGTAGTTGACCAACCTACTAAGGCTGCTAGCTTGGTCTCTGAAATGCCTGTTTCTGCTGTAAAACTTCTCCTGCAATCAATATTTAACAACACTGGAGGTGAGGTTGTTGTTAACAAAGATGGTAAACGTGAGATTTTAGGAACACCCACCGAGACTGCTTTATTGGAGTTTGCCTTATCCCTGGGTGGAGATTTCCAGGCAGAGCGACAAGCTGTGAAACTTGTTAAAGTTGAACCTTTCAACTCCACGAAGAAGCGAATGGGGGTAGTGATGGAACTTCATGAAGGTGGTTTGCGAGCCCACACCAAAGGTGCTTCAGAAATAGTTTTGGCTGCTTGTGACAAGGTGATCAATTCAAATGGTGACATTGTTCCCCTGGATGAAGAATCCACTAACCTCCTTAAGGATACAATCGATCAGTTTGCTAATGAGGCTCTTAGAACTCTCTGTATTGCCTATATGGAACTGGAAGGTGGGTTCTCCCCTGAGAATCCTATGCCAGTTTCTGGTTATACTTGTATAGGGATTGTGGGTATCAAAGATCCTGTTCGTCCAGGAGTCAAGGAGTCTGTTGCAGTATGTCGTTCAGCTGGTATCACTGTACGAATGGTTACAGGAGATAATATAAATACTGCAAAGGCTATTGCAAGGGAATGTGGGATTCTTACTGATGATGGTATAGCAATTGAGGGTCCAGATTTCCGAGAGAAGAGCCTGGAAGAATTGCTCCAACTAGTTCCCAAAATTCAG GTGATGGCTCGATCTTCACCTCTTGACAAACATACACTGGTGAAACATTTGCGAACGACCTTTGGTGAGGTTGTTGCAGTGACTGGTGATGGAACAAACGATGCTCCAGCACTCCATGAAGCCGATATTGGTCTAGCAATGGGCATTGCTGGAACTGAG GTGGCTAAAGAGAGTGCTGATGTCATAATTCTGGATGACAATTTCTCAACCATCGTGACAGTAGCCAAATGGGGACGCTCAGTTTacataaatattcaaaaattcGTACAGTTCCAGCTGACTGTTAACGTGGTGGCCTTAATTGTTAACTTCTCTTCAGCTTGTTTGACAG ATATTCAATGA